One region of Termitidicoccus mucosus genomic DNA includes:
- a CDS encoding BON domain-containing protein, with the protein MPVLLLLAASPIILLASSETDRKIEDAAKASYNYRTILEDHVKVEARDGVVTLTGTVQDKEEKALAEDTVENLPGVTSVDNKLAIKSTYPEHSDAWMAFKIRSRLLMKANVSIATTKVDVKDGVVTLTGTADNLAQKELTGLYAREIDWVQSVQNDIVAKPDATSATDATLGEKIDDISITAQVKHALFIHKATSALKTKITATNGVIAITGEASSSAEKSLVTKLVQDVRGVKSVNNNMTVKS; encoded by the coding sequence ATGCCAGTCCTGCTATTGCTTGCCGCCAGCCCGATCATCCTGCTCGCTTCATCCGAAACCGATCGCAAGATCGAGGATGCCGCGAAGGCATCCTACAATTACCGCACGATCCTCGAGGATCACGTGAAGGTGGAAGCCCGCGACGGTGTGGTCACCCTTACCGGCACCGTGCAGGACAAGGAAGAAAAAGCCCTCGCCGAGGATACCGTGGAAAATCTCCCGGGAGTCACCAGCGTGGACAACAAACTCGCCATCAAGTCCACCTATCCCGAGCACTCGGACGCGTGGATGGCCTTCAAAATTCGTAGCCGGCTGCTGATGAAAGCCAACGTCAGCATCGCCACCACCAAGGTCGACGTGAAGGACGGTGTCGTCACCCTCACCGGCACGGCCGACAATCTTGCCCAGAAGGAACTCACCGGGCTTTACGCCCGGGAGATCGACTGGGTGCAATCCGTCCAAAACGACATTGTCGCGAAACCCGACGCCACATCCGCCACGGATGCGACGCTTGGCGAAAAAATCGACGATATCTCCATCACCGCCCAGGTGAAGCACGCGCTTTTCATTCACAAGGCGACAAGTGCGCTCAAGACCAAGATCACCGCCACCAACGGCGTGATCGCCATCACGGGCGAAGCCAGCTCCAGCGCTGAAAAATCCCTCGTTACCAAACTCGTCCAGGACGTCCGCGGCGTGAAGTCGGTCAACAATAACATGACCGTGAAAAGCTAG
- a CDS encoding DUF3185 family protein, translated as MNRIISVVLLAGGIALIGYGISSSDSIGSGFSRFFTGTLTDKTIWLFAGGSIAIIAGLTGLFRGPRTL; from the coding sequence ATGAACAGAATCATATCAGTCGTGCTGCTCGCAGGCGGCATCGCTCTCATCGGCTATGGCATCAGCAGTTCCGATTCGATCGGTTCCGGCTTTTCCCGCTTTTTCACCGGGACGCTGACCGACAAAACCATATGGCTGTTTGCCGGAGGCAGCATCGCAATCATTGCAGGGCTGACCGGCTTGTTCCGCGGACCCAGAACCCTGTGA
- a CDS encoding DUF1328 domain-containing protein, whose protein sequence is MPSYTLLFLVISLVAGVLGFGFISGTAAMIAKVFFVVFLVLFIISLVRSRQA, encoded by the coding sequence ATGCCAAGCTACACTCTCCTTTTTCTCGTCATTTCGCTTGTCGCGGGCGTCCTCGGCTTTGGCTTCATCTCCGGCACCGCCGCCATGATCGCCAAGGTTTTCTTCGTCGTCTTTCTCGTGCTCTTCATCATCTCGCTGGTCCGCTCAAGGCAGGCCTGA
- a CDS encoding dodecin produces MKDHVYKLIELTGTSPMSIEDAVNKAIRRANKTVKNLCWFQVVETRGNIDKGRVQYWQVTIKVGFSVET; encoded by the coding sequence ATGAAAGATCACGTCTACAAGCTCATCGAACTCACCGGCACCTCGCCCATGTCCATCGAGGACGCGGTGAACAAGGCCATCCGGCGCGCCAACAAAACCGTCAAAAATCTTTGCTGGTTCCAAGTGGTGGAAACGCGCGGCAACATTGACAAGGGGCGGGTGCAATATTGGCAGGTGACCATCAAGGTCGGCTTCTCCGTGGAAACCTGA
- a CDS encoding CsbD family protein, producing the protein MNTLEIKGGWNITKGKLKQKWAKLTDDDLQYVEGKQDELIGRMQKRTGETREAIEKATKE; encoded by the coding sequence ATGAACACACTCGAAATCAAAGGCGGCTGGAACATCACCAAGGGCAAACTGAAGCAAAAGTGGGCCAAGCTTACGGATGACGACCTCCAATACGTCGAAGGCAAACAGGATGAACTGATCGGCCGGATGCAGAAGCGCACCGGCGAAACCCGCGAAGCGATTGAAAAAGCGACCAAGGAATGA
- a CDS encoding sensor histidine kinase translates to MKTDKKIQFEKHYQAALRCHLRQRAHGRSAGSIGRTAVSLGLDTLDLARMHDRAVALQPPSNAGHDGHPSAQAGAVFFFQVMEQVEHTHQPARAATLHAQHIDAKLHARTAALAAARQQVRRETARRKKGERQLVQGARHYSQLLAQSRRLAHQVLSAQEEERKEISRELHDEVAQILAGINVQLAALQESAAINSRSLRQRIAQTQRLVGQSIRIVHRYARELRPAMLDDLGLIPALRSYIKDLPGRKGLLIRFTVFPGVEALNNTRRTVLYRVAQEALTNVARHARARLVTVRVLKIADSVRLEIRDDGRSFQVDRALAAKNNKHLGLIGMRERVEMVGGRFVIKSVPGKGTTVRAEIPFRGRQRRPAL, encoded by the coding sequence ATGAAAACCGACAAAAAAATCCAGTTTGAAAAACACTACCAGGCAGCGCTGCGATGCCATCTGCGCCAACGGGCACACGGGCGTTCGGCAGGCTCGATCGGACGCACAGCCGTTTCGCTCGGACTGGACACGCTGGACCTGGCCCGCATGCACGACCGAGCCGTGGCGTTGCAGCCTCCGTCCAATGCGGGACATGACGGGCACCCGTCCGCGCAGGCCGGCGCAGTTTTCTTTTTTCAGGTCATGGAGCAGGTCGAGCACACGCACCAGCCCGCCCGGGCGGCCACGCTCCACGCGCAACACATCGATGCAAAGCTGCACGCACGCACCGCCGCGCTGGCGGCTGCCCGGCAACAGGTGCGGCGCGAAACCGCGCGACGAAAAAAAGGCGAGAGGCAACTCGTGCAGGGCGCCCGGCACTACAGCCAGCTCCTCGCCCAGTCGAGGCGCCTGGCGCACCAGGTCCTGTCGGCGCAGGAGGAGGAGCGAAAGGAAATCAGCCGTGAATTGCACGATGAGGTCGCCCAGATCCTGGCCGGCATCAACGTGCAGCTCGCGGCTTTGCAGGAATCTGCCGCGATCAACAGCCGGAGTCTCCGCCAGAGAATCGCCCAAACCCAGCGACTGGTCGGGCAGTCCATCCGGATCGTCCATCGTTACGCGCGCGAACTTCGCCCCGCGATGCTCGACGACCTCGGGCTGATCCCGGCGCTGCGCTCCTATATAAAGGACCTGCCCGGACGCAAGGGACTGCTCATTCGCTTCACGGTATTTCCCGGCGTGGAGGCCCTGAACAACACCCGGCGCACCGTGCTCTACCGGGTCGCGCAGGAAGCGCTCACGAACGTCGCCCGCCATGCGCGCGCGCGGCTCGTGACCGTGCGCGTTCTCAAAATCGCCGACTCCGTCCGCCTCGAAATCCGCGACGACGGCAGGTCCTTTCAGGTGGATCGCGCCCTCGCCGCCAAAAACAACAAGCACCTCGGCCTGATCGGCATGAGGGAACGCGTTGAGATGGTGGGCGGCCGCTTCGTCATCAAGTCGGTGCCGGGCAAGGGAACCACCGTGCGCGCCGAGATTCCATTCCGCGGCAGACAGAGGAGGCCGGCCTTATGA
- a CDS encoding response regulator, whose translation MKRITVLLAEDHAIVREGLRSLLVLDPDFEVVGEAANGRQAVDLARKLHPAVVVMDIAMPVLNGFEATRQILLAAPASKVLVLSAHSDDEYVAKMAAVGASGYLVKQNSGQVLVRAIKEIVAGHPYFSASILKRLRDAARRARETGASRAKPSRPLTTREAEVLQLVAEGAANKQVAAELGISIKTVEKHRQQLMDKLDIHDTAGLTRHAIATGVIESSIQVTTG comes from the coding sequence ATGAAACGGATCACCGTCCTGTTGGCCGAAGATCATGCCATCGTTCGCGAAGGATTGCGGTCGCTGCTGGTGCTGGACCCCGACTTCGAGGTCGTTGGCGAGGCGGCGAACGGACGCCAGGCGGTGGATCTGGCCCGGAAGCTTCACCCGGCCGTTGTCGTGATGGACATCGCCATGCCCGTGCTCAACGGCTTCGAGGCGACGCGGCAGATCCTGCTCGCCGCGCCCGCCTCCAAGGTGCTGGTGCTCTCCGCGCACAGCGACGACGAGTATGTGGCGAAAATGGCCGCGGTCGGCGCGTCCGGTTATCTGGTGAAACAAAACTCCGGGCAGGTGCTGGTCCGCGCGATCAAGGAGATCGTCGCCGGGCATCCGTATTTCAGCGCGTCGATTTTGAAGCGCCTGCGGGACGCGGCGCGGCGGGCCCGCGAAACCGGAGCGTCCCGCGCGAAGCCCAGCCGGCCTCTGACCACGCGCGAGGCGGAGGTGCTGCAACTCGTGGCCGAGGGCGCGGCCAACAAGCAGGTCGCCGCCGAACTCGGCATCAGCATCAAGACCGTTGAAAAACACCGGCAGCAGTTGATGGACAAACTCGACATCCATGACACCGCCGGCCTCACCCGCCACGCCATCGCCACCGGCGTCATCGAGAGCAGCATTCAGGTGACGACCGGCTGA
- a CDS encoding DNA-directed RNA polymerase subunit omega, which produces MRDDYIKNALKVIDDPNILINVVSRRVKQLRQGHRPLVVSLEKMEPEDIALREIVEGKIIYRLPTAQEMQGRR; this is translated from the coding sequence ATGAGAGACGACTACATCAAAAACGCACTCAAGGTCATCGACGATCCCAACATTCTGATCAACGTCGTCTCGCGACGCGTCAAGCAGCTCCGGCAAGGCCATCGGCCGCTGGTGGTCTCGCTGGAGAAAATGGAGCCCGAAGACATCGCCCTGCGCGAAATCGTCGAAGGCAAAATCATCTACAGGCTCCCGACGGCCCAGGAGATGCAGGGGCGGCGGTGA
- a CDS encoding co-chaperone GroES, whose protein sequence is MQHSKIQPIGDRILIRRRDEDKEQSRDGVIIPDSAKEISLEAEVIALGSGRGKKGGGVAPFEVHIGDTVLVARHSGEAVRLGNRNHTIVREDDILCILGGAA, encoded by the coding sequence ATGCAACATTCAAAAATCCAACCCATCGGCGATCGCATCCTCATCCGGCGCCGTGATGAGGACAAGGAACAGTCCCGGGATGGCGTGATCATCCCCGACAGCGCGAAGGAAATATCACTGGAGGCGGAAGTGATCGCGCTGGGCAGCGGGCGGGGGAAAAAGGGCGGCGGGGTCGCGCCCTTCGAAGTTCACATCGGCGACACCGTGCTCGTCGCCCGGCACAGCGGCGAAGCGGTGCGACTCGGCAACCGGAACCACACGATTGTCCGTGAAGACGACATCCTCTGCATCCTCGGCGGCGCCGCCTGA
- the rpmI gene encoding 50S ribosomal protein L35 encodes MQKTKKSVAKRFKLTGTGRLLRRTPGFRHLLASKSAKSKRRAAKDKPVAPGHAAALKQCLPFGL; translated from the coding sequence ATGCAAAAAACCAAAAAATCGGTCGCCAAGCGATTCAAGCTGACCGGCACCGGCAGGCTGCTGCGCCGGACGCCGGGCTTCCGGCACCTGCTTGCCTCAAAAAGCGCAAAATCAAAACGGCGCGCGGCAAAGGACAAGCCCGTCGCCCCCGGACATGCTGCCGCACTGAAGCAGTGTTTGCCCTTTGGTCTCTGA
- a CDS encoding B12-binding domain-containing radical SAM protein gives MKILLVSPKTPDTFWSFQYVLRFVAKKAAFPPLGLLTVAAMLPRDWELRFVDLNVRSLNDADLRWADYVFISAMIVHEASVREIVRRCAALDRQIIAGGPLFTTGHKNFPEIPHFVLGEAEAIMPQVVADLQRGSPQPVYRAPACPGLAQTPVPRWDLIRMRDYVTMSAQFSRGCPFDCEFCDIIVMNGRVPRTKSPEQFIAELEALRRYGWKDMVFVVDDNFIGNKARTRALLHAMIAWRERTRTQMGFLTEASINLADDADLIALMVTAGFRKVFVGIETPSAVSLDECHKVQNRGRDLVAAVQVLQRSGLEVMGGFIVGFDSDTRDIFKQQFDFIQRSGVVTAMVGLLTALPRTRLFDRLKREGRLLASSTGNNTDATLNFLPRLNRDYLESGYRELMRRLYEPRNYYRRIRVFLKTYHAAGGRLRLSWSDVSAFLKSLWLLGVWHRGRLAYCRFSLATLFRRPGQFRVAIEMAIIGHHFRCVADRL, from the coding sequence ATGAAGATACTTTTGGTCAGCCCAAAGACGCCTGACACTTTCTGGAGTTTTCAGTACGTGCTGCGTTTTGTGGCGAAAAAGGCAGCCTTCCCGCCATTGGGCCTGCTGACCGTTGCCGCCATGCTGCCGCGCGACTGGGAACTACGGTTCGTCGATCTCAATGTCCGTTCCCTGAATGATGCCGACCTGCGCTGGGCCGACTACGTCTTTATCAGCGCCATGATCGTGCACGAGGCATCGGTGCGGGAGATCGTCCGGCGCTGCGCCGCCCTCGACCGGCAGATCATCGCGGGCGGGCCGCTCTTTACCACCGGCCACAAGAATTTCCCGGAGATCCCGCACTTCGTGCTGGGGGAGGCGGAGGCGATCATGCCACAAGTGGTCGCCGACTTGCAACGCGGCTCGCCGCAACCGGTCTACCGGGCGCCCGCTTGCCCCGGCCTCGCCCAGACACCCGTGCCGCGGTGGGACCTGATCCGGATGAGGGACTACGTGACGATGTCCGCGCAGTTTTCCCGCGGCTGCCCTTTCGACTGCGAGTTCTGCGACATCATCGTGATGAACGGCCGCGTGCCGCGCACCAAGTCGCCCGAACAATTCATCGCCGAACTTGAGGCCCTGCGCCGGTACGGATGGAAGGACATGGTGTTCGTGGTGGATGACAATTTTATCGGCAACAAGGCGCGCACCCGCGCCCTCCTGCACGCCATGATCGCGTGGCGCGAACGCACGCGGACGCAGATGGGGTTCCTCACCGAGGCCTCGATCAACCTCGCCGACGACGCCGACCTGATTGCCCTCATGGTCACGGCCGGCTTCCGCAAGGTGTTTGTCGGGATCGAGACGCCCTCGGCCGTGTCGCTCGACGAGTGTCACAAGGTGCAAAATCGCGGCCGTGATCTCGTCGCCGCGGTCCAGGTCCTGCAACGGTCCGGGCTCGAGGTCATGGGCGGCTTCATCGTCGGTTTCGACAGCGACACCCGCGACATCTTCAAGCAGCAGTTCGATTTCATCCAGCGCTCCGGCGTGGTGACGGCGATGGTCGGGCTGCTCACCGCCCTGCCGCGGACGCGGCTCTTTGACCGGCTGAAGCGCGAGGGCCGGCTCCTCGCCAGTTCCACGGGCAACAACACGGATGCCACGCTCAATTTCCTGCCCCGGCTCAATCGCGATTACCTCGAGTCCGGCTACCGCGAGCTGATGCGCCGGCTCTACGAACCCCGCAACTACTACCGGCGCATCCGCGTTTTCCTGAAAACCTACCATGCGGCGGGCGGACGGCTGCGGTTGTCGTGGTCGGATGTGTCGGCGTTTTTGAAATCGTTATGGCTTCTGGGTGTCTGGCACCGCGGCCGCCTGGCCTACTGCCGGTTTTCCCTCGCCACCTTGTTTCGCCGCCCCGGCCAGTTTCGCGTGGCGATCGAGATGGCGATCATCGGCCATCATTTCCGCTGCGTCGCCGACCGGCTGTGA
- the trhA gene encoding PAQR family membrane homeostasis protein TrhA — translation MVSSSSSVHNHEKFSLPLFAFTIAITLSGLLAVLWWLAPGAWEAQLRAPFWKGAVAFAAISLVACFIEYFFHRYVLHTPAIPMLRRLYRQHTLHHALTRVARKASKDGRGILCIENKFPIIEDEQHEAAFFPWYSMVVFAAILTPLLILLHVLFPSFPWFFSGFAALASSLTLYEVLHAINHWPFEKWEPLVTHRRWSWFWQPVYGFHLRHHAVIDCNESISGFFGLPVADWLFGTCVIPQTVYANGEEWSQEKFRSPTPCAFIRKLDIWAQLVVQRRRARSAVKSAGEMAPAQSGTGRDRNAREDTRGEKIANWLTHGIGAILSIAALTLLIVFSSLYGEAWHVVSFTVFGLALLVLYTSSTLYHTQRSEWGKRFFRRLDHAAIFVLIAGTYTPFLLTHLRGPWGWSLFGVIWGICGAGAVFKLLYGERYHRVSLLAYLFAGWLIVVAFKPLLTHVPNEALWLLLAGGLCYTAGTGFYAWRRLRYHHAVWHVFVLGGSTCHVLAVLLFLLPRAV, via the coding sequence ATGGTTTCCTCTTCTTCATCGGTTCACAATCACGAAAAATTTTCATTGCCGCTTTTTGCCTTCACTATCGCGATCACCCTTTCGGGCTTGCTGGCCGTGCTTTGGTGGCTGGCTCCGGGAGCCTGGGAGGCGCAGTTGCGGGCACCGTTTTGGAAAGGGGCGGTTGCTTTCGCCGCCATCAGCCTCGTGGCATGTTTCATCGAATATTTTTTCCACCGTTACGTGCTTCACACTCCGGCCATCCCGATGCTGCGGCGTCTCTACCGCCAGCACACCTTGCACCATGCACTCACACGCGTCGCACGCAAGGCTTCGAAGGATGGACGCGGTATTCTCTGCATCGAAAATAAATTTCCGATCATTGAGGATGAGCAGCATGAAGCCGCTTTTTTCCCTTGGTATTCGATGGTAGTGTTTGCGGCGATCCTGACACCACTTTTGATATTGTTGCACGTGCTGTTTCCAAGCTTCCCGTGGTTTTTCTCCGGGTTCGCCGCGCTGGCCAGTTCGCTGACGCTCTACGAGGTTCTGCATGCGATCAACCACTGGCCGTTCGAGAAATGGGAACCGCTGGTCACGCACCGGCGATGGAGTTGGTTCTGGCAGCCGGTTTATGGATTTCATCTGCGCCACCACGCCGTGATCGATTGCAATGAATCCATCTCGGGGTTCTTCGGCTTGCCGGTCGCGGACTGGCTTTTCGGCACGTGCGTGATTCCCCAGACCGTCTACGCCAACGGCGAAGAATGGTCGCAGGAAAAATTCCGCAGCCCCACACCTTGTGCGTTTATCCGCAAGCTCGACATCTGGGCTCAACTGGTGGTGCAACGGCGCCGGGCGCGCTCCGCAGTAAAGTCCGCAGGCGAAATGGCACCGGCACAATCAGGCACCGGTCGAGATCGCAATGCGCGGGAAGATACCCGAGGCGAGAAGATTGCCAACTGGCTCACCCATGGCATCGGCGCGATTCTGAGCATCGCCGCGCTGACGCTGCTGATTGTTTTCTCCAGCCTGTACGGAGAGGCATGGCATGTGGTCAGCTTCACGGTATTCGGGCTGGCGCTGCTTGTGCTTTACACATCATCCACGCTTTACCACACCCAGCGCAGCGAATGGGGAAAACGCTTCTTCCGCCGGCTGGACCACGCGGCTATTTTTGTGCTTATCGCGGGCACCTACACACCGTTTTTGCTGACGCATCTGCGAGGTCCTTGGGGCTGGAGTTTGTTCGGCGTAATCTGGGGCATATGTGGAGCGGGCGCGGTGTTTAAGTTGCTTTATGGCGAACGCTATCACCGGGTTTCGTTGTTGGCCTATCTATTTGCCGGTTGGTTGATCGTGGTGGCATTCAAACCCTTGCTAACGCACGTGCCGAATGAGGCGCTTTGGTTGCTGCTGGCAGGCGGGCTATGCTATACAGCAGGCACCGGGTTTTATGCTTGGAGACGGCTGCGCTACCATCACGCCGTCTGGCATGTCTTTGTGCTGGGCGGAAGCACCTGTCACGTTCTCGCCGTGCTGCTTTTTCTGCTCCCGCGCGCCGTCTAG
- a CDS encoding RNA recognition motif domain-containing protein → MNSKLYVGNLSFNTSEADLRDAFGAFGSLTDVFVATDRETGRARGFAFITFDTAEASQLAVQKMNGADLGGRTLTVNEAKPKEAMGGGGRNFGPNRKPFQARNRY, encoded by the coding sequence ATGAATTCCAAACTTTATGTTGGGAACCTCTCCTTCAACACCAGCGAAGCGGATCTCCGCGACGCTTTCGGCGCCTTCGGCAGCCTGACCGATGTCTTTGTCGCCACCGACCGTGAAACCGGCCGTGCGCGCGGTTTTGCCTTCATCACGTTTGATACGGCCGAGGCGAGCCAGCTCGCCGTGCAAAAGATGAACGGTGCCGATCTCGGCGGCCGCACGCTTACGGTAAACGAGGCCAAGCCGAAGGAGGCAATGGGAGGCGGCGGGCGTAACTTCGGCCCGAACCGCAAGCCCTTTCAAGCGCGCAATCGCTACTAG
- a CDS encoding PIN domain-containing protein → MAAIFPFHRLSIMDFDEDCARTHAALWAKLEAAGARIGAHDIMIAATALHHNMRVATCNASEFKRVANIKVIIPQAIRH, encoded by the coding sequence TTGGCTGCAATCTTTCCTTTCCACCGTCTCTCCATCATGGATTTCGACGAAGACTGCGCTCGCACCCACGCGGCACTATGGGCAAAACTTGAGGCGGCGGGCGCGCGCATTGGCGCACACGACATAATGATTGCCGCCACCGCCCTTCACCACAACATGCGCGTGGCGACATGCAACGCCTCAGAGTTCAAACGGGTCGCAAACATCAAGGTCATTATCCCGCAAGCCATAAGACATTGA
- a CDS encoding GH39 family glycosyl hydrolase, producing the protein MNTKTSLSALLTALCVFASGSAFAHPKAPPVPLKPVGHVIPRPSSQGVSPRLGIGFEKLDRDVFDPEKAYDKLGAIGVKWVRLQSGWQRTEKVRGQYDFAWLDSVVDNLIRRGMTPWLCLCYGNEIYSPEAKKYFGAVGVPPIKTKEERDAWAAYVTATVRHFKGRVPLYEIWNEPNSKWCWKSGVSPAEYGGFAIATAEAVRAADSAAQIAGFAITNLTDLPYVSAALDTGLARHLDSVTYHYYMTGERGYAHYFEAFKALVHSYNPAIKIIQGESGAQSRPDGKGALRHLAWTPEKQAKILLRHLVSDLSLGVEFASYFSTLDMIEALNGKVGDKASYLDYGYFGVLGADFDADGRSTGEYTPKPAYHALQNLCAALADDVSVEPVPIRIAPGKEETAFGQDLDPSGASLQFLGLKKANGARGFIYWNATDVLTTNFESTTSMIFAKLPTPVRLVNLMTGVVHEIPAENLVKFPRSDAHTLKNIPVTDYPLLLTFGDFIPFSPVR; encoded by the coding sequence ATGAACACCAAAACCTCGCTCAGCGCACTTCTGACCGCCCTCTGCGTTTTCGCATCGGGCTCCGCCTTCGCGCATCCGAAGGCCCCGCCGGTGCCGCTCAAGCCCGTCGGCCACGTCATCCCGCGCCCCTCCTCGCAGGGTGTCAGCCCGCGCCTCGGCATCGGCTTCGAAAAGCTCGACCGCGATGTCTTCGACCCCGAAAAAGCCTACGACAAACTTGGCGCCATCGGCGTCAAATGGGTGCGCCTCCAGTCCGGCTGGCAGCGCACCGAGAAGGTCCGGGGGCAATATGATTTCGCCTGGCTCGACTCCGTGGTGGACAACCTCATCCGCCGCGGCATGACACCCTGGCTCTGCCTTTGCTATGGCAACGAGATCTACTCCCCCGAGGCCAAAAAATATTTCGGCGCCGTCGGCGTCCCGCCCATAAAAACCAAGGAGGAGCGCGACGCGTGGGCCGCCTACGTCACCGCCACCGTCAGGCATTTCAAAGGCCGCGTCCCGTTGTATGAAATCTGGAACGAACCCAACAGCAAATGGTGCTGGAAGTCCGGCGTCAGCCCGGCCGAATACGGCGGGTTTGCCATCGCCACCGCCGAGGCCGTCCGCGCCGCCGATTCCGCCGCGCAAATCGCCGGCTTCGCCATCACCAACCTCACCGATTTGCCCTACGTCTCCGCCGCTCTCGACACCGGCCTCGCCCGCCATCTCGACTCGGTCACCTACCATTATTACATGACCGGCGAGCGCGGCTACGCGCACTATTTCGAGGCGTTCAAGGCCCTCGTCCATTCCTACAACCCGGCGATCAAAATCATCCAGGGCGAGTCCGGCGCCCAGTCCCGGCCCGACGGCAAGGGCGCGCTTCGCCACCTCGCGTGGACTCCGGAAAAACAGGCCAAAATCCTGCTCCGCCACCTCGTCAGCGACCTCTCGCTCGGCGTCGAGTTCGCCTCCTATTTCTCCACCCTCGACATGATCGAGGCCCTCAACGGCAAGGTCGGCGACAAAGCCTCCTACCTCGACTACGGCTATTTCGGCGTTCTCGGCGCCGACTTCGACGCCGACGGACGTTCCACCGGCGAATACACCCCCAAGCCCGCCTACCACGCCCTGCAAAACCTCTGCGCCGCCCTTGCCGACGATGTCAGCGTGGAGCCCGTCCCGATACGTATCGCGCCGGGCAAGGAGGAGACCGCGTTCGGACAGGATCTCGATCCGTCCGGTGCCAGCCTCCAATTCCTCGGCCTGAAAAAAGCCAACGGCGCCCGCGGCTTCATCTATTGGAATGCCACCGACGTGCTGACGACGAACTTCGAAAGCACGACCTCGATGATCTTCGCCAAGCTTCCCACGCCCGTCCGCCTCGTGAACCTGATGACCGGCGTCGTCCATGAGATCCCGGCGGAGAATCTGGTCAAATTTCCCCGAAGCGACGCCCACACGCTCAAAAACATCCCCGTGACGGACTATCCGCTCCTTCTTACCTTCGGCGATTTCATCCCCTTCAGTCCCGTCCGCTGA
- a CDS encoding endonuclease/exonuclease/phosphatase family protein — translation MKPVLLAALCALASAAPAADDTLAPRPRPAATAIRVVTANLRVPVNGDYATGNGWNQRRELCRDTLLAQDADIICFQECRSIQLNFIKEKFPGFEHFAIENAPKANARAEPTIAILYSAARFKQLRAGGFWLSDTPSTPNSRFDDSAFPRLANWVLLQDSVTGGAFVVWNTHLDHISGPVGDSVRERQIAVLLAQAGKIPSDLPQILTGDFNTTAGSNAIRAVKTAGWADSYAVLHGPDDPGSTYHGFLGKNYTKKSHGKIDFIFFNGPLKPLASEIVRDEQKGRYPSDHYFISADFEFAKTVDAPAALKPGQTPDGTHP, via the coding sequence ATGAAGCCCGTCCTCCTCGCCGCGCTCTGCGCCCTCGCCTCCGCCGCGCCCGCCGCCGACGACACCCTCGCTCCGCGTCCGCGCCCCGCCGCCACCGCCATCCGCGTCGTCACCGCCAACCTCCGCGTGCCCGTCAATGGCGACTATGCAACCGGCAACGGCTGGAACCAGCGCCGCGAACTCTGCCGCGACACCCTCCTTGCCCAAGATGCCGACATCATCTGCTTTCAGGAATGCCGTTCCATCCAGCTCAACTTCATCAAGGAAAAATTCCCCGGCTTCGAGCACTTCGCCATTGAAAACGCCCCCAAGGCGAACGCCCGCGCCGAGCCCACCATCGCCATCCTTTACTCCGCCGCCCGCTTCAAGCAACTCCGCGCCGGCGGCTTCTGGCTCTCCGACACTCCCTCCACGCCCAATTCCCGCTTCGACGATTCCGCCTTTCCCCGCCTGGCCAACTGGGTGCTCCTGCAAGACAGCGTCACCGGGGGCGCGTTCGTGGTCTGGAACACCCACCTTGACCACATCAGCGGCCCCGTCGGCGACTCCGTGCGCGAACGCCAGATCGCCGTCCTCCTTGCACAAGCCGGAAAAATCCCTTCCGACCTCCCGCAAATCCTCACCGGCGACTTCAACACCACCGCCGGCAGCAATGCCATCCGCGCCGTGAAAACCGCAGGCTGGGCCGATTCTTACGCCGTCCTTCACGGTCCCGACGACCCCGGCTCCACCTACCACGGCTTCCTTGGCAAAAATTACACGAAAAAAAGCCACGGCAAAATCGACTTCATCTTCTTCAACGGCCCCCTCAAGCCTCTCGCCTCCGAAATCGTCCGGGACGAACAGAAAGGCCGTTACCCCAGCGACCACTATTTCATCTCCGCCGACTTCGAATTTGCCAAGACGGTGGACGCCCCCGCCGCGCTCAAACCCGGTCAAACCCCTGATGGCACGCATCCGTAA